From Macaca fascicularis isolate 582-1 chromosome 14, T2T-MFA8v1.1, a single genomic window includes:
- the DEPDC7 gene encoding DEP domain-containing protein 7 isoform X4 translates to MATVREKAAALNLSALHSPAHRPPVINEVWQEETIGRLLQLVDLPLLDSLLKQQEAVPKVPQSKRQSDMVNSSNYLDRGILKAYSDSQEDEWLSAAIDCLEYLPDQMVVEISRSFPEQPDRTDLVKELLFDAIGRYYSSREPLLNHLSDVHNGIAELLVNGKTEIALEATQLLLKLLDFQNREEFRRLLYFMAVAANPSEFKLQKESDNRMVVKRIFSKAIVDNKNLSKGKTDLLVLFLMDHQKDVFKIPGTLHKIVSVKLMAIQNGRDPNRDAGYIYCQRIDQRDYSNNTQKTTKDELLNLLKTIDEDSKLSAKEKKKLLGQFYKCHPDIFIEHFGD, encoded by the exons TTATTAATGAAGTGTGGCAAGAAGAAACAATTGGGCGTCTACTACAACTTGTAGATCTTCCACTTCTTGACTCCTTATTGAAACAGCAAGAGGCTGTACCTAAAGTTCCTCAATCTAAGAGGCAGTCCGACATGGTCAACAGCAGTAACTATCTGGATCGAGGGATTCTCAAGGCTTATAGTGACTCTCA GGAAGATGAGTGGCTCTCTGCAGCAATTGACTGTTTGGAATACCTTCCAGACCAGATGGTGGTGGAAATAAGCAGAAGCTTTCCTGAGCAACCAGACCGAACAGACTTAGTGAAAGAACTTCTGTTTGATGCCATTGGCAGATATTACAGTAGTAGGGAACCTCTGTTAAATCACTTATCTGACGTTCATAATGGAATTGCAGAACTCTTAG TGAATGGGAAGACGGAAATAGCTTTAGAAGCTACCCAGCTCCTTCTAAAGCTTTTAGATTTCCAAAATAGAGAAGAATTTAGAAGACTGCTGTATTTCATGGCTGTTGCAGCAAATCCTTCTGAGTTTAAATTACAGAAAGAA agtgaCAACCGAATGGTTGTGAAAAGGATATTCTCGAAAGCTATTGTTGACAATAAAAATTTATCCAAAGGCAAAACAGATCTTCTGGTACTCTTTTTAATGGATCATCAGAAAGATGTTTTTAAG aTTCCTGGAACTCTACATAAAATTGTAAGTGTTAAGCTTATGGCCATACAGAACGGAAGAGATCCAAATAGAGATGCAG GATATATTTATTGCCAGAGAATTGATCAACGTGACTATTCCAACAATACGCAGAAGACAACCAAAGATGAGCTGTTGAATTTACTAAAAACTATTGATGAGGATTCAAAACTTTCtgccaaagagaagaaaaaattgctAGGTCAATTCTATAAGTGTCACCCAGACATCTTTATTGAGCATTTTGGAGACTGA
- the DEPDC7 gene encoding DEP domain-containing protein 7 isoform X5 produces MVNSSNYLDRGILKAYSDSQEDEWLSAAIDCLEYLPDQMVVEISRSFPEQPDRTDLVKELLFDAIGRYYSSREPLLNHLSDVHNGIAELLVNGKTEIALEATQLLLKLLDFQNREEFRRLLYFMAVAANPSEFKLQKESDNRMVVKRIFSKAIVDNKNLSKGKTDLLVLFLMDHQKDVFKIPGTLHKIVSVKLMAIQNGRDPNRDAGYIYCQRIDQRDYSNNTQKTTKDELLNLLKTIDEDSKLSAKEKKKLLGQFYKCHPDIFIEHFGD; encoded by the exons ATGGTCAACAGCAGTAACTATCTGGATCGAGGGATTCTCAAGGCTTATAGTGACTCTCA GGAAGATGAGTGGCTCTCTGCAGCAATTGACTGTTTGGAATACCTTCCAGACCAGATGGTGGTGGAAATAAGCAGAAGCTTTCCTGAGCAACCAGACCGAACAGACTTAGTGAAAGAACTTCTGTTTGATGCCATTGGCAGATATTACAGTAGTAGGGAACCTCTGTTAAATCACTTATCTGACGTTCATAATGGAATTGCAGAACTCTTAG TGAATGGGAAGACGGAAATAGCTTTAGAAGCTACCCAGCTCCTTCTAAAGCTTTTAGATTTCCAAAATAGAGAAGAATTTAGAAGACTGCTGTATTTCATGGCTGTTGCAGCAAATCCTTCTGAGTTTAAATTACAGAAAGAA agtgaCAACCGAATGGTTGTGAAAAGGATATTCTCGAAAGCTATTGTTGACAATAAAAATTTATCCAAAGGCAAAACAGATCTTCTGGTACTCTTTTTAATGGATCATCAGAAAGATGTTTTTAAG aTTCCTGGAACTCTACATAAAATTGTAAGTGTTAAGCTTATGGCCATACAGAACGGAAGAGATCCAAATAGAGATGCAG GATATATTTATTGCCAGAGAATTGATCAACGTGACTATTCCAACAATACGCAGAAGACAACCAAAGATGAGCTGTTGAATTTACTAAAAACTATTGATGAGGATTCAAAACTTTCtgccaaagagaagaaaaaattgctAGGTCAATTCTATAAGTGTCACCCAGACATCTTTATTGAGCATTTTGGAGACTGA